From the Chloroflexus aurantiacus J-10-fl genome, one window contains:
- a CDS encoding HAD-IIA family hydrolase, with protein MFSFNTIRAVLFDMDGVLYRGQTPLPGVSDLFQFLTEQQIAFACATNNASMTPQQYEAKLAAMGITLPADRVITSAQATARYLRDQYPAGTRVFVVGMQGLREALFADGYFVEDDQSPDLVVQGADFTLTYDRLKRATLHIRRGARFISTNPDRTFPSEEGLIPGAGAVAAALSAATDVTPLVIGKPSPTMFLIGATLLGATPAQTLVVGDRLDTDIAGAIAANMPSVLVLTGVSTLAEATTGPIRPDLIVADLPELLERWQASLRTS; from the coding sequence ATGTTCTCCTTCAATACCATCCGCGCCGTTCTGTTCGATATGGACGGTGTGCTGTACCGGGGGCAGACGCCGTTGCCGGGAGTTTCCGATCTGTTCCAGTTTCTCACCGAACAGCAGATTGCCTTTGCCTGTGCCACCAACAATGCCTCAATGACACCGCAGCAATACGAGGCGAAGCTGGCAGCAATGGGGATTACGCTGCCGGCGGATCGGGTGATTACCTCGGCGCAGGCGACGGCTCGGTATCTGCGCGACCAGTACCCCGCCGGTACCCGCGTCTTTGTGGTTGGGATGCAAGGGCTACGTGAAGCGCTCTTCGCTGATGGCTACTTTGTCGAAGACGATCAATCCCCCGATCTGGTCGTGCAAGGGGCCGATTTTACGCTGACGTATGACCGCCTCAAGCGGGCAACGCTGCATATCCGGCGTGGTGCACGCTTCATTTCCACCAACCCCGACCGCACCTTTCCCAGCGAAGAGGGTCTCATTCCCGGCGCCGGTGCGGTTGCCGCAGCACTCAGTGCGGCAACCGATGTTACACCGCTCGTGATCGGCAAGCCGTCGCCAACCATGTTTCTCATTGGTGCCACCTTGCTTGGCGCAACGCCGGCGCAGACGCTGGTCGTGGGTGATCGGCTCGATACCGATATTGCCGGTGCAATCGCCGCAAACATGCCTTCTGTTTTGGTCTTGACCGGCGTCAGTACGCTGGCTGAAGCGACAACCGGCCCCATCCGCCCCGACCTGATTGTCGCCGATCTGCCCGAACTGCTCGAGCGCTGGCAGGCGAGTTTGCGCACATCTTGA
- a CDS encoding Fic family protein encodes MDPQRFRQSTAGQVIRVGEGETAYWAFVPHPLPPHLLADWEVTAVLSEADRAISELAGLGRSIPNPHLLIGPFVRREAVLSSRIEGTQADLADLYAYEAGQLPLPGMEAPPEADIREVLNYVNALEYGLKRLETLPVSLRLMRELHERLLAGVRGERATPGEFRRTQNWIGSPGCTLNEATFVPPPVPQMYECLDALEKYLHSQDVYPPLVRLAFVHYQFEAIHPFVDGNGRIGRLLISLLLVQWQLLPLPLLYLSAYLYRYRQDYYDLLLGVSERGDWRTWLLFFLRGVAGQARDAVQRTRELQDLREDWHRRLSQARTSALTLRLVDALFVSPILTIPQVQRLLQVGSYHSARKTVEKLVSAGILQQEGEVTYGKVYIAAEILRIVHNPA; translated from the coding sequence ATGGATCCACAGCGTTTTCGTCAGAGTACTGCCGGGCAAGTCATCCGCGTTGGGGAGGGAGAGACAGCTTATTGGGCTTTTGTACCCCACCCCTTGCCTCCGCACCTGTTGGCAGACTGGGAGGTAACTGCTGTCCTTTCTGAGGCCGACCGTGCCATCAGTGAACTGGCCGGTCTTGGACGCAGCATTCCCAATCCCCATCTGCTCATTGGGCCGTTTGTGCGGCGTGAGGCAGTGCTTTCATCCCGCATTGAGGGGACACAGGCCGACCTGGCAGATTTGTACGCCTATGAGGCAGGACAATTGCCTTTGCCCGGCATGGAAGCACCGCCGGAGGCGGACATACGCGAGGTGCTCAACTATGTGAACGCTCTGGAATACGGTTTGAAGCGCCTGGAGACCCTGCCCGTCAGCCTGCGCCTAATGCGTGAATTGCACGAACGCCTTTTGGCCGGCGTGCGTGGCGAACGCGCCACACCGGGCGAATTTCGCCGCACCCAGAACTGGATCGGGTCGCCAGGATGTACGCTGAACGAAGCAACGTTTGTACCGCCGCCGGTGCCTCAAATGTACGAGTGCCTGGACGCGCTGGAAAAGTACCTGCACAGCCAGGATGTTTATCCGCCGTTGGTGCGCCTTGCCTTTGTCCATTATCAATTTGAAGCCATCCACCCCTTCGTGGATGGCAACGGACGCATTGGACGTCTCCTCATCTCGCTCTTGCTCGTCCAGTGGCAGTTGCTGCCGCTGCCGTTGCTGTACCTGAGCGCCTACCTGTATCGTTATCGGCAGGACTATTACGACTTGCTGTTGGGAGTGAGCGAGCGAGGCGACTGGCGTACCTGGCTGCTCTTTTTCCTTCGTGGTGTCGCCGGGCAGGCTCGGGACGCCGTTCAACGCACCCGCGAGTTGCAAGACTTACGAGAGGACTGGCATCGGCGGCTATCCCAGGCAAGAACCTCTGCGCTAACCTTGCGGCTGGTGGATGCACTTTTTGTCAGTCCAATTCTTACCATCCCGCAAGTCCAGCGGCTGTTGCAGGTAGGCTCATACCACAGTGCCAGAAAGACCGTGGAAAAATTGGTGAGCGCAGGGATTTTGCAGCAGGAGGGCGAGGTGACCTATGGGAAAGTGTATATTGCTGCTGAAATTCTACGCATCGTTCACAATCCGGCATGA